The following proteins come from a genomic window of Crassostrea angulata isolate pt1a10 chromosome 1, ASM2561291v2, whole genome shotgun sequence:
- the LOC128161765 gene encoding uncharacterized protein LOC128161765 produces the protein MKTLFCIPGDMRFIRNSWARCKNLSILIVSCTLMIRVLSIGYVIGSFLIRFQDPFLGYTGINLLNWCNLGVFPLGSFMNALLFSLIPAFIVNLFNSAIIHIGIYKRRKSFLQISTTISLLILIWYVVLIGLWSWLVGEVYYGIKRSFVSVYSRDPDNWNNHWKRLKCCGADNRIASGNFGCDLVSADACFDVFSNTINTYGSSFISVLVINCLAEIIMIVGISSLHGFYAVLFKSTSAKNMDSKEIHKLKNSAIGSGCLSLKEKWTRNKMSTCFGYTTVIFLVIDGTMAIAILLLRYNYYDITLTGEFYQASGGNNMNMGYTKDALLITAICVLLWSVLAKAMYFGGMYLNKRWMFVLHIAFEITVLQVECIIFIFAVILMKAMYCCLWKDTSGCSEYTYFTTVSPIIGVCESWGNAARFLWTSTLILVVHIVLKVLFIIVSDKVYKRSFSTTKTSLPESKLSQNGSVGLFKEALLKTKRYPAVATVVVISIVLCIVNSVYLCGLLVVRYGYSSYPFIEVADALNAINLGSLNMSTNRDNGFIICIASLSFSFLLQLGKFVSITWKSHKSTLLILWLELLVIILQLVCLSLVAVSLKLVYCCLDMSNCVFTFDNQLLCDNEQNVWGRFTLQSWLMFGFSILCTVLQISSIISGYRYFKQSDDGHLGIFKGISELFKNIMHTLSNNRYINEKKMPNYNKTYAFYCILSTTSLALELVFVVSVYAYYFTEGDSSYLLDGLNRFTYYRYYMGSLYKGVIITTLTIIPLAASLRIAAFIWFGFRKSKIPLYTIVVFISIWTLGEVTVLSYVSYLLRLAYGCIDSDSFTFSNVFWRPDRNNVCASFNPKLFVQSGLTVAYLVTHVILDICILITLDGLHPYIVGYEDGRRFSARLFYKIITELKKQTHLQRFYFALLNISLVLNFAFWIGLILMGLIPGYIHTPTGFLNIISRIAISFGSIDMESAVLGVMYSLIAVVPLFGANHVVGIIASLKQNGIMLWVFIISLLLCCIADMVYLAFSSDIVNFRLCFCEKGTHCTEYNLTAIENEHQNVCGDLFSNSSSVLLAYIVLTLIVHIIGLCLGIKFMREIRRTRVGIDGEDNNLLKETHLELSINQEHGGGPNQRIGEHLSTQSHAENQGNASGSENAGPTNESIKDMSSSQNIQESEESVAEYGNTVPSNKMTEDNLSSLNITGSNQAENTVQNVETKVQYESSSEVLENNESVIDNLKEDVNNTGQDQRLIKN, from the exons ATGAAAACCTTATTTTGCATTCCAGGAGATATGCGCTTCATCAGAAATTCCTGGGCACGTTGTAAAAACTTGTCCATACTTATCGTATCCTGTACACTTATGATtcgg GTTTTATCAATCGGTTACGTTATTGGTAGTTTCTTGATAAGGTTTCAAGATCCTTTCCTAGGATACACCGGGATCAACCTTCTCAATTGGTGCAACCTGGGAGTTTTCCCTCTGGGGTCTTTTATGAACGCCCTATTATTCTCTCTGATACCTGCATTTATAGTCAATCTTTTCAATTCTGCGATCATACACATCGGCATTTACAAGAGACGGAAAAGTTTCTTACAAATA AGCACAACTATAAGCCTATTAATCCTGATATGGTATGTGGTGTTGATCGGGCTGTGGTCATGGCTTGTTGGTGAG gtGTATTATGGTATTAAAAGGTCCTTCGTAAGCGTGTATTCACGTGACCCAGATAACTGGAACAACCACTGGAAACGT TTAAAATGTTGTGGCGCTGACAACAGAATAGCCAGCGGAAATTTTGGATGTGACCTAGTTTCTGCTGATGCATGCTTTGATGTTTTTTCGAACACAATTAATACATACGGAAGCTCATTTATATCAGTTCTCGTTATCAACTGTTTGGCAGAG ATCATTATGATAGTAGGAATCAGTTCTCTTCACGGGTTTTACGCAGTTCTCTTCAAATCTACATCAGCAAAAAATATGGATTCGAAGGAAATACACAAACTAAAGAATTCGGCGATTGGTTCTGGGTGTCTGTCTCTAAAAGAAAAGTGGACAAG aaacaaAATGTCGACATGTTTTGGATATACGACAGTGATTTTTTTG GTAATAGATGGTACAATGGCTATAGCTATTCTGCTATTACGATATAACTATTACGACATTACGCTAACAGGCGAATTCTATCAAGCCAGTGGAGGAAACAATATGAACATGGGTTACACAAAAGATGCCTTGTTAATTACAGCTATATGTGTTCTTTTATGGTCGGTATTAGCAAAAGCAATGTATTTTGgtggaatgtatttaaataaaaggtGGATGTTTGTTTtg CATATCGCTTTTGAAATTACCGTATTGCAGGTGGaatgtatcatttttatatttgcCGTTATTTTAATGAAAGCA ATGTATTGTTGTTTATGGAAAGATACGTCAGGATGTAGCGAATATACATACTTTACAACTGTATCTCCG ATCATAGGTGTTTGTGAGTCTTGGGGAAATGCTGCACGCTTTCTTTGGACCTCAACTTTAATTTTAGTTGTCCACATTGTGCTAAAG GTCTTATTCATAATAGTATCAGACAAAGTGTATAAAAGGtctttttcaacaacaaaaacatctCTACCGGAATCGAAACTTTCCCAGAATGGTTCTGTTGGTCTGTTCAAGGAAGCACTCTTGAAGACTAAAAG ATACCCGGCGGTTGCAACTGTTGTGGTTATATCGATCGTCTTATGT aTCGTTAACTCTGTGTACCTTTGTGGACTTCTCGTTGTCCGATATGGATATTCTTCATATCCCTTTATAGAAGTAGCAGATGCCTTGAATGCTATAAACCTCGGATCTCTTAACATGTCAACTAATCGAGACAACGGATTCATAATATGTATTGCTTCTCTTTCATTTTCCTTTCTTCTCCAACTTGGAAAATTCGTCTCTATCACATGGAAATCACATAAATCGACATTACTG ATTCTTTGGCTGGAACTTCTCGTAATAATTCTGCAGCTTGTTTGCCTTTCTTTGGTTGCTGTATCATTGAAACtg GTATATTGCTGTTTGGACATGTCAAATTGTGTCTTTACATTTGATAACCAGTTG TTGTGTGACAATGAACAGAATGTATGGGGACGCTTTACACTACAGTCATGGTTGATGTTTGGATTCAGTATATTGTGTACAGTTCTTCAG atatcGTCTATTATATCCGGATACAGATATTTCAAACAGTCTGATGATGGACATTTGGgaatttttaaaggaatttcagaactctttaaaaatattatgcatACGTTGTCAAATAACAG ATACATAAACGAGAAGAAGATGCCTAACTACAATAAAACTTACGCCTTTTATTGCATTTTATCAACCACCAGTTTG GCATTGGAATTGGTATTTGTCGTGAGTGTGTACGCGTACTACTTTACTGAGGGAGATTCCAGTTATTTACTTGATGGCCTCAATCGCTTCACATACTATCGCTATTACATGGGTTCATTATATAAAGGTGTCATCATAACCACTCTTACCATAATTCCATTAGCTGCAAGTCTTCGCATAGCTGCCTTTATTTGGTTTGGATTCCGAAAATCGAAGATTCCGTTATATACG ATAGTGGTTTTCATTTCAATCTGGACACTCGGAGAAGTTACGGTGTTAAGTTATGTGTCGTATTTATTACGATTG GCCTACGGATGCATTGATTCCGATTCCTTTACGTTTTCCAACGTTTTCTGGAGACCAGATCGGAACAAT GTGTGTGCCAGCTTTAATCCCAAACTCTTTGTACAATCTGGATTGACTGTTGCCTATCTTGTGACACACGTCATCCTTGAT ATTTGCATTCTTATTACATTAGATGGCCTGCATCCTTACATTGTGGGATACGAGGACGGAAGACGATTTTCAGCtcgtttattttataaaataattacagaACT GAAAAAGCAAACACACTTACAACGTTTCTACTTCGCCCTACTCAATATATCTCTG GTTCTGAACTTCGCCTTTTGGATAGGACTTATACTGATGGGGCTTATTCCAGGGTATATTCACACCCCCACCGGGTTTCTTAACATTATCTCTAGGATCGCAATCTCGTTTGGATCTATTGATATGGAAAGTGCAGTTCTTGGAGTAATGTATTCATTAATAGCAGTTGTTCCTCTCTTTGGGGCAAACCATGTCGTTGGAATAATTGCTTCCTTAAAACAAAATGGAATTATGTTATGGGTG TTTATCATCAGCTTACTTCTCTGCTGCATCGCTGATATGGTGTATCTAGCGTTTTCTAGCGATATAGTTAACTTC AGACTATGTTTTTGTGAAAAAGGGACGCACTGCACCGAATACAACTTAACAGCAATAGAAAACGAACACCAAAAC gTATGTGGTGATTTGTTTTCGAACTCATCGAGTGTGTTACTAGCCTATATAGTGCTAACATTGATCGTACAT ATTATAGGATTGTGTTTGGGAATAAAATTTATGAGAGAAATCCGTAGAACAAGAGTTGGAATTGATGGAGAAGACAACaatcttttaaaagaaacacaTTTAGAACTTTCTATCAACCAAGAACACGGCGGTGGTCCAAACCAAAGAATAGGGGAACATTTAAGCACTCAGAGCCATGCAGAAAACCAGGGAAATGCGTCAGGGTCTGAAAATGCCGGGCCCACAAACGAAAGTATCAAAGATATGTCTAGCAGTCAAAACATACAAGAGAGTGAAGAAAGTGTGGCTGAGTATGGAAATACAGTGCCATCAAACAAAATGACCGAGGATAATTTAAGCAGTCTCAATATAACAGGAAGTAACCAAGCTGAAAATACCGTGCAAAACGTCGAAACAAAAGTTCAATATGAATCAAGTTCTGAAGTTTTAGAAAATAACGAATCTGTAATTGATAACTTAAAGGAAGATGTTAACAATACAGGACAAG atcaGCGTTTGATAAAGAATTGA